The following are from one region of the Paenibacillus sp. JZ16 genome:
- a CDS encoding MFS transporter, translating into MESWKKNLWILWFGSFIVSSSFSMVIPFLPLFLIELGVTKHTEMWSGLLFSSAFFAGALSSPFWGAVGDKYGRKPMIIRAGLVLFVIYILMAFVTNEYQVLILRLLQGLLSGFIPGAIAIVGTNTPEKKVGYALSMMSTATATGGIMGPMIGGTLASLFSNRMAFGLAGMLCFAATLLVIFWVKEEKFVPSKERVSVINTFKVAGHNKALMTVLMLTVLTQFSVMTIEPVLPLYIAQIGGSSSHTSMIAGFVFSIVGIASILFAARWGRLSDKIGFQKVLLIGLLAGGIGSLAQILFSNIWAFSAIRFAYGAFFCAVFPALNGLVVKHTPSEFRGRAFSLNQTANQIGGMAGPLAGGMISGIFNIHSVFLMTGVLMLITTAITYWTMRPTRQQPVEKGSLSS; encoded by the coding sequence ATGGAAAGCTGGAAAAAGAATTTATGGATACTATGGTTCGGCTCATTTATCGTTTCATCAAGCTTCTCGATGGTCATACCATTTCTCCCGCTTTTTCTGATTGAGCTCGGCGTTACCAAGCATACGGAAATGTGGTCGGGACTGCTGTTCAGTTCCGCTTTTTTTGCGGGCGCCTTGTCCTCTCCCTTCTGGGGAGCCGTCGGGGATAAATATGGACGCAAACCGATGATTATCCGCGCGGGGCTGGTGCTCTTTGTCATCTATATTCTGATGGCGTTCGTCACGAATGAGTATCAGGTGCTGATTCTCCGCCTGCTCCAAGGCCTTCTCTCCGGCTTTATCCCGGGTGCAATCGCCATTGTAGGCACCAATACCCCCGAGAAAAAGGTCGGCTACGCACTCTCCATGATGTCCACCGCAACCGCAACCGGCGGCATCATGGGCCCGATGATCGGAGGCACCCTGGCCTCCCTGTTCAGCAACCGAATGGCATTCGGATTGGCAGGGATGCTGTGCTTCGCAGCCACGCTGCTTGTCATTTTCTGGGTCAAGGAAGAGAAATTCGTACCCAGCAAAGAGCGCGTCTCCGTCATAAACACGTTTAAGGTCGCCGGACATAACAAGGCGCTGATGACCGTGCTCATGCTTACGGTGCTGACGCAGTTTTCCGTCATGACGATCGAGCCCGTACTGCCGCTGTATATCGCTCAAATCGGCGGCTCTTCATCACATACCTCGATGATTGCCGGCTTTGTGTTCTCCATCGTCGGGATCGCCAGCATCCTGTTTGCGGCCCGCTGGGGACGCTTATCTGACAAAATCGGATTCCAAAAGGTGCTGCTGATTGGTCTGCTCGCCGGCGGAATCGGATCGCTCGCTCAAATCCTGTTCAGCAACATTTGGGCATTCTCGGCCATCCGCTTTGCTTACGGCGCCTTCTTCTGTGCCGTATTCCCGGCACTCAACGGCCTTGTTGTCAAACATACGCCAAGCGAATTCCGCGGGCGGGCGTTCAGCCTCAACCAGACAGCCAACCAAATTGGCGGGATGGCCGGACCTCTCGCGGGCGGCATGATCAGCGGCATCTTTAACATTCATTCGGTATTCTTGATGACTGGTGTGTTAATGCTGATTACGACCGCCATTACTTATTGGACAATGCGGCCAACGCGACAGCAGCCTGTTGAAAAAGGATCGCTCTCTTCATAA